The Allochromatium tepidum genome has a window encoding:
- a CDS encoding glycosyltransferase family 39 protein: MDPDPCRSCPLCVHLIPAVYWLTRELFGPGPAPWVAAALVACSPLQLLYAQEARQYALWMLLLTLSCLTLAIALRRGTWGNLAGAWSDHDARPL, from the coding sequence ATGGATCCCGACCCTTGTCGCTCATGCCCCCTCTGCGTTCATTTGATCCCGGCGGTCTATTGGCTGACGCGCGAACTCTTCGGTCCCGGACCCGCGCCCTGGGTGGCCGCCGCACTGGTCGCCTGCTCGCCGCTGCAACTGCTCTATGCCCAGGAGGCACGACAGTACGCGCTCTGGATGCTGCTCCTGACGCTCTCCTGTCTCACGCTCGCGATCGCCCTGCGTCGGGGTACCTGGGGCAACCTGGCCGGCGCATGGTCTGACCACGATGCTCGGCCTCTATAG